Proteins from one Enterobacter bugandensis genomic window:
- a CDS encoding SDR family oxidoreductase codes for MNISANKVVVITGASSGIGQAIALHLANNAFSLVLVARRLDRINALVDQIIQQGGKAIAVKADVTRQEEVQRAIDAAVAAYQRVDVVINNAGFMAIAPLSELKTDEWDKMIDTNLKGVLYGIAAALPVFQRQGSGHFINVASVAGIKVLAPGGVVYSATKFAVRALSEGLRQEAGKTIRTTLISPGAVESELQFGSSDEESKKFLHEFYKQAIPADAVARAVLFAIEQPGDVDINEIVVRPTQEEF; via the coding sequence ATGAATATTAGTGCAAATAAAGTTGTTGTCATCACCGGTGCCAGCAGCGGTATTGGTCAGGCCATTGCCCTCCATTTAGCGAATAACGCGTTTTCGCTGGTGCTGGTGGCGCGCCGTCTGGACAGAATTAATGCCCTGGTGGATCAGATTATTCAACAGGGCGGCAAGGCGATTGCCGTAAAGGCTGACGTGACCCGTCAGGAAGAGGTGCAGCGCGCGATTGACGCTGCCGTTGCCGCATACCAGCGCGTGGATGTGGTGATCAATAACGCGGGCTTTATGGCCATCGCCCCCCTCAGCGAGCTGAAAACCGACGAATGGGACAAGATGATTGATACCAATCTGAAGGGCGTGCTGTACGGCATCGCTGCCGCGCTCCCGGTGTTCCAGCGTCAGGGCAGCGGGCATTTTATTAACGTTGCCTCCGTTGCGGGCATCAAGGTGCTGGCCCCTGGCGGCGTGGTGTATAGCGCCACGAAATTCGCCGTCCGCGCGCTGAGCGAAGGCTTACGTCAGGAGGCAGGTAAAACTATCCGCACGACGCTTATTTCGCCCGGTGCCGTCGAAAGCGAACTGCAATTCGGCAGCTCTGACGAAGAGAGTAAAAAATTTCTCCATGAGTTTTATAAGCAGGCTATTCCGGCTGACGCAGTTGCCCGCGCGGTTTTATTTGCCATAGAACAGCCTGGCGACGTTGATATTAATGAAATTGTTGTGCGTCCAACGCAGGAAGAATTTTAG
- a CDS encoding anti-sigma factor gives MNDAEKRDDMLAAEYALGTLRGGARLQFQKRVLREPALAARVAYWQDMFSTLDSHLVPVPPPETVWKRIALDLPPKKPLRQSRPYLGWMVAASLAALTVVAWYATRAPELAPLMILNDDQQHGQWVVSADASRQHLSIAPLRPTAVAAQHSLQLWLIPGGQAPVSMGLLHNDIPTRVTLRNATLPADATIAISLEPEGGSPTGLPTGPVLYSGKL, from the coding sequence ATGAATGACGCAGAAAAACGCGACGACATGCTGGCAGCAGAGTATGCCCTCGGCACGCTGCGGGGAGGAGCACGGCTTCAGTTCCAGAAAAGGGTCCTCCGTGAACCGGCTCTGGCCGCCCGCGTGGCGTACTGGCAGGACATGTTCAGCACGCTGGATAGTCATCTTGTGCCCGTCCCCCCACCCGAGACGGTGTGGAAAAGAATCGCCCTCGACCTGCCGCCCAAAAAGCCTTTACGCCAAAGTCGGCCTTATCTCGGCTGGATGGTTGCGGCCTCACTCGCCGCCCTGACGGTCGTTGCCTGGTATGCCACCCGAGCCCCGGAACTCGCTCCGCTGATGATACTCAACGATGACCAACAGCACGGGCAGTGGGTCGTCAGCGCGGACGCCAGCCGCCAGCACCTGAGCATTGCCCCGCTTCGACCGACAGCTGTCGCCGCGCAACACAGCCTGCAGCTTTGGCTGATCCCAGGCGGGCAGGCGCCGGTATCCATGGGGCTGCTGCATAACGACATCCCCACACGCGTCACCCTCAGGAACGCAACGCTCCCTGCTGACGCCACGATAGCCATAAGCCTTGAACCAGAGGGCGGATCGCCCACCGGCCTCCCCACAGGCCCGGTGCTTTACAGTGGCAAACTGTAA
- a CDS encoding RNA polymerase sigma factor, which translates to MDNALAEQQQKLMQAVANGDRRAFEQLYRLTSPHLFAVALRMLRDRAWAEEILHDCFITVWSKAETYNAALSSPMTWLTHIVRNRCIDWLRSGQTRAAERESPYSEVLLPGENDEQNNWHDDAQAERLRHCLEHLSSEQRQSITLAYYQGMSHSDIADWLQQPVGSVKSWIRRAMDHLRECVGL; encoded by the coding sequence ATGGATAACGCGCTGGCAGAACAGCAGCAGAAATTAATGCAGGCGGTCGCAAACGGCGATCGCCGCGCATTTGAACAACTCTATCGACTCACTTCGCCACACCTGTTTGCCGTCGCGCTGCGCATGCTGCGCGACCGCGCGTGGGCAGAAGAGATCCTTCACGACTGTTTTATCACCGTCTGGAGTAAAGCCGAAACCTACAACGCTGCACTGAGCTCCCCGATGACCTGGCTTACGCATATTGTTCGCAATCGCTGTATTGACTGGTTGCGCAGCGGGCAAACCCGCGCTGCCGAACGCGAGTCACCGTATAGCGAAGTGCTTTTGCCCGGCGAGAACGATGAGCAGAATAACTGGCACGACGATGCGCAGGCAGAGCGGCTCAGGCATTGCCTCGAACATTTGAGCAGCGAGCAGCGCCAGAGCATTACGCTCGCCTACTATCAGGGAATGTCTCACAGCGACATTGCCGACTGGCTCCAGCAGCCTGTAGGCTCGGTGAAAAGCTGGATACGTCGGGCAATGGACCATCTTCGGGAGTGCGTGGGGCTATGA
- a CDS encoding fasciclin domain-containing protein — translation MKKLTRVALVTSALLFCAGTSAAMTSGSVMVGGAEMFPSKNIVENAVNSKDHTTLVAAVKAAGLVDTLQSKGPFTVFAPTNAAFAKLPAGTVENLVKPENKATLTSILTYHVVAGNYDMKALEQKIKQGGGHAELKTVNGQPLWIMSNGPHNIQLKDGKGNVANISTYDVHQKNGVIDVIDTVLMPK, via the coding sequence ATGAAAAAGCTAACCCGTGTTGCACTCGTCACCAGCGCTTTACTCTTCTGTGCAGGCACATCAGCCGCCATGACGTCAGGCTCCGTGATGGTAGGCGGAGCCGAAATGTTCCCGAGCAAAAATATCGTTGAAAACGCCGTGAACTCGAAAGATCACACCACGCTGGTGGCCGCCGTCAAAGCGGCTGGACTGGTGGATACGCTTCAGAGCAAAGGGCCCTTCACCGTATTTGCGCCGACCAATGCGGCGTTTGCGAAATTGCCTGCCGGCACGGTCGAGAACCTGGTCAAACCCGAAAACAAAGCCACGCTCACCAGCATCCTCACCTATCACGTGGTCGCCGGTAATTACGATATGAAGGCGCTGGAGCAGAAAATTAAACAGGGCGGCGGACACGCGGAGTTGAAGACCGTTAACGGTCAGCCACTGTGGATCATGAGCAACGGCCCGCACAACATTCAGCTTAAGGATGGTAAAGGCAATGTGGCGAACATTAGCACCTATGACGTTCATCAAAAAAACGGTGTGATCGATGTAATTGATACCGTCCTGATGCCTAAGTAG
- the betA gene encoding choline dehydrogenase encodes MQFDYIIIGAGSAGNVLATRLTEDPNTTVLLLEAGGPDYRFDFRTQMPAALAFPLQGKRYNWAYETEPEPFMNNRRMECGRGKGLGGSSLINGMCYVRGNAMDLDNWAKEPGLEHWSYLNCLPYYRKAETRDVGPNDYHGGDGPVSVTTSKPGVNPLFEAMVEAGVQAGYPRTDDLNGYQQEGFGPMDRTVTPQGRRASTARGYLDQAKPRPNLTIRTHAMTDRIIFDGKRAAGVEWLEGESTIPSKATANKEVLLCAGAIASPQILQRSGVGNAELLKQFDIPLVHDLPGVGENLQDHLEMYLQYECKEPVSLYPALQWWNQPKIGAEWLFGGTGVGASNHFEAGGFIRSREEFEWPNIQYHFLPVAINYNGSNAVKEHGFQCHVGSMRSPSRGHVRIQSRDPHQHPAILFNYMSHEQDWQEFRDAIRITREIMHQPALDKYRGREISPGIDCQTDEQLDEFVRNHAETAFHPCGTCKMGYDEMAVVDGEGRVHGLEGLRVVDASIMPQIITGNLNATTIMIGEKIADAIRGREPLAKSTAAYYVANGAPVRR; translated from the coding sequence TTGCAATTTGACTACATCATTATCGGGGCCGGCTCTGCCGGCAACGTACTGGCTACACGACTGACTGAAGATCCGAACACCACCGTCCTGCTGCTTGAGGCGGGCGGGCCGGACTACCGCTTTGACTTCCGCACCCAGATGCCTGCCGCGCTGGCCTTCCCGCTCCAGGGCAAGCGCTACAACTGGGCGTATGAAACCGAGCCAGAGCCCTTCATGAACAACCGCCGCATGGAGTGCGGACGCGGCAAAGGGCTGGGCGGCTCGTCGCTGATCAACGGCATGTGCTACGTGCGCGGCAACGCGATGGATCTGGACAACTGGGCGAAAGAACCGGGTCTGGAGCACTGGAGCTACCTCAACTGCCTGCCCTACTACCGCAAGGCAGAGACCCGCGACGTGGGGCCGAACGACTACCACGGCGGCGACGGCCCGGTGAGCGTCACCACCTCTAAGCCGGGCGTAAACCCGCTGTTTGAAGCAATGGTGGAAGCAGGCGTGCAGGCGGGCTATCCGCGCACCGACGATCTCAACGGCTACCAGCAGGAAGGCTTTGGCCCGATGGACCGCACGGTTACGCCGCAGGGCCGACGCGCCAGCACCGCGCGCGGCTATCTGGACCAGGCAAAACCGCGTCCTAACCTGACCATCCGCACCCACGCCATGACCGATCGCATTATTTTTGACGGCAAGCGCGCGGCGGGCGTTGAGTGGCTGGAAGGCGAAAGCACCATTCCGTCAAAAGCGACGGCGAATAAAGAAGTCCTCCTGTGCGCAGGCGCCATTGCGTCACCGCAGATCCTCCAGCGTTCCGGCGTAGGCAATGCTGAATTGCTGAAGCAGTTCGATATCCCGCTGGTGCATGATTTACCCGGCGTGGGAGAAAACTTGCAGGATCATCTGGAGATGTACCTCCAGTATGAATGTAAAGAGCCGGTTTCCCTCTACCCTGCCCTGCAGTGGTGGAACCAGCCGAAGATTGGCGCGGAGTGGCTGTTTGGCGGCACCGGCGTGGGTGCGAGCAACCACTTCGAAGCGGGCGGGTTTATCCGAAGCCGCGAGGAGTTCGAATGGCCGAACATTCAGTACCACTTCCTGCCGGTAGCGATTAACTACAACGGCTCAAACGCGGTGAAGGAACACGGCTTCCAGTGCCACGTCGGCTCCATGCGCTCCCCGAGCCGTGGACACGTGCGCATTCAGTCGCGCGATCCGCACCAGCATCCGGCGATCCTGTTCAACTATATGTCCCACGAGCAGGACTGGCAGGAGTTCCGCGACGCGATCCGCATCACCCGCGAGATCATGCACCAGCCCGCGCTGGACAAGTACCGCGGCCGCGAAATCAGTCCGGGTATTGACTGCCAGACCGATGAGCAGCTGGACGAATTCGTGCGCAACCACGCCGAAACCGCCTTCCACCCGTGCGGCACCTGCAAGATGGGCTATGACGAGATGGCGGTGGTCGACGGCGAAGGCCGCGTTCACGGGCTGGAAGGGCTGCGCGTGGTGGATGCGTCGATTATGCCGCAGATCATCACCGGCAACCTGAACGCCACCACCATTATGATCGGCGAGAAGATTGCCGACGCGATCCGCGGGCGCGAGCCGCTGGCAAAGAGTACGGCCGCGTATTATGTGGCCAACGGGGCGCCGGTCAGACGCTAA
- the betB gene encoding betaine-aldehyde dehydrogenase has protein sequence MSRMAEQQLYINGGYTSATSGRTFETINPANGEVLASVQAAGREDVDRAVESAKRGQKIWAAMTAMERSRILRRAVDILRERNDELAKLETLDTGKAFSETSTVDIVTGADVLEYYAGLIPALEGSQIPLRDTSFVYTRREPLGVVAGIGAWNYPIQIALWKSAPALAAGNAMIFKPSEVTPLTALKLAEIYTEAGLPDGVFNVLPGVGAETGQYLTEHPGIAKVSFTGGVASGKKVMANAAASSLKEVTMELGGKSPLIVFDDADLDLAADITMMANFFSSGQVCTNGTRVFVPAKSKAAFEQKIVERVGRIRAGDLFDENTNFGPMVSFPHRDSVMRYIAKGKEEGARVLCGGDVLKGDGFDNGAWVAPTVFTDCTDEMTIVREEIFGPVMSILTYESDEEAIRRANDTDYGLAAGIVTADLNRAHGAIHQLEAGICWINTWGESAAEMPVGGYKHSGIGRENGVMTLQSYTQVKSIQVEMGKFQSIF, from the coding sequence ATGTCCCGAATGGCAGAACAGCAGCTTTATATCAATGGTGGTTATACATCCGCCACCAGCGGTCGCACCTTCGAGACCATCAACCCGGCCAACGGTGAAGTTCTGGCGAGCGTGCAGGCCGCCGGGCGCGAAGACGTGGACCGCGCCGTAGAGAGCGCAAAGCGCGGGCAAAAAATCTGGGCGGCGATGACCGCCATGGAGCGCTCGCGCATCCTGCGTCGCGCCGTCGACATCCTGCGCGAGCGCAACGACGAGCTGGCAAAGCTGGAAACCCTCGACACCGGTAAGGCGTTTTCTGAAACCTCGACCGTCGACATCGTCACCGGCGCGGACGTGCTGGAGTACTACGCGGGGCTGATCCCGGCGCTGGAAGGCAGCCAGATCCCGCTGCGCGACACCTCATTCGTCTACACGCGCCGCGAGCCGCTGGGCGTGGTGGCGGGCATCGGCGCGTGGAACTACCCGATCCAGATCGCCCTGTGGAAATCCGCCCCGGCGCTGGCGGCGGGCAACGCGATGATCTTCAAGCCGAGCGAGGTCACCCCGCTCACCGCCCTGAAGCTGGCGGAAATCTACACCGAGGCGGGCCTGCCGGACGGCGTGTTTAACGTCCTGCCGGGCGTGGGCGCGGAAACCGGCCAGTACCTGACCGAGCATCCGGGCATTGCCAAAGTCTCCTTCACCGGCGGCGTCGCCAGCGGCAAAAAGGTGATGGCGAACGCCGCGGCCTCGTCCCTGAAGGAGGTGACGATGGAGCTGGGCGGCAAATCCCCGCTGATTGTGTTTGACGATGCGGATCTGGATCTCGCCGCAGACATCACCATGATGGCCAACTTCTTCAGCTCCGGCCAGGTGTGCACCAACGGCACCCGCGTGTTCGTGCCTGCAAAATCTAAGGCCGCGTTTGAGCAGAAAATCGTTGAGCGCGTGGGCCGCATCCGCGCAGGCGATCTGTTCGATGAAAACACCAACTTTGGCCCGATGGTCAGCTTCCCGCACCGCGACAGCGTGATGCGCTACATCGCCAAAGGCAAAGAAGAAGGCGCGCGCGTGCTGTGCGGCGGCGACGTGCTGAAGGGCGACGGATTTGATAACGGCGCGTGGGTGGCCCCGACCGTGTTCACCGACTGCACCGACGAGATGACCATCGTGCGCGAAGAGATCTTCGGCCCGGTGATGTCCATCCTCACCTATGAAAGCGATGAAGAAGCCATTCGCCGCGCCAACGACACCGACTACGGTCTGGCGGCGGGCATCGTCACCGCCGATCTGAACCGTGCGCACGGCGCCATTCATCAGCTTGAAGCGGGCATCTGCTGGATCAACACCTGGGGTGAATCCGCTGCGGAGATGCCGGTCGGCGGCTACAAGCACTCCGGCATTGGCCGCGAGAACGGCGTGATGACGCTGCAGAGCTACACCCAGGTGAAGTCCATCCAGGTTGAGATGGGTAAATTCCAGTCCATATTTTAA
- the betI gene encoding transcriptional regulator BetI, with translation MPKVGMQPIRRRQLIDATLEAINEVGMHDATIAQIARRAGVSTGIISHYFKDKNGLLEATMRDITGQLRDAVLSRLRALPNGSAEQRLQAIVGGNFDETQVSSAAMKAWLAFWASSMHQPMLYRLQQVSSRRLLSNLVYEFRRELPREQAEEAGYGLAALIDGLWLRAALSGKPLDKTLAQSLTSHFISQHLPTE, from the coding sequence ATGCCCAAAGTGGGGATGCAGCCGATCCGGCGCAGGCAACTTATCGACGCCACGCTGGAAGCAATTAATGAAGTGGGCATGCATGACGCAACCATTGCGCAGATCGCCCGTCGGGCGGGCGTGTCCACGGGGATCATCAGCCACTATTTCAAAGATAAAAACGGCCTGCTGGAAGCGACTATGCGCGACATCACCGGCCAGCTGCGCGATGCGGTATTAAGCCGCTTACGCGCCCTGCCGAACGGCAGCGCGGAGCAGCGTTTGCAGGCGATTGTCGGCGGCAATTTTGATGAAACCCAGGTGAGCAGCGCGGCGATGAAGGCCTGGCTGGCCTTCTGGGCGAGCAGCATGCATCAGCCGATGCTCTACCGTTTGCAGCAGGTCAGCAGCCGCCGGTTGCTCTCAAACCTGGTGTACGAGTTCCGCCGCGAGCTGCCGCGTGAACAGGCTGAAGAGGCGGGCTACGGGCTCGCCGCGCTGATTGACGGGCTGTGGCTGCGCGCCGCGCTAAGCGGCAAACCGCTGGACAAAACCCTCGCGCAATCGCTCACCAGCCACTTTATCAGCCAGCATTTACCGACCGAATAA
- the betT gene encoding choline BCCT transporter BetT — MTDLSQDREKDKINPVVFYTSAGLILLFSLTTIFFNDFSAEWIGRTLNWVSKTFGWYYLLAATLYIVFVVCIACSRFGSVKLGPEQSKPEFSLLSWAAMLFAAGIGIDLMFFSVAEPVTQYMKPPEGAGQTMEAARQAMVWTLFHYGLTGWSMYALMGMALGYFSYRYNLPLTIRSALYPIFGKRINGPIGHSVDIAAVIGTIFGIATTLGIGVVQLNYGLSVLFDIPDSMAAKAALIALSVIIATISVTSGVDKGIRVLSELNVALALGLILFVLFMGDTSFLLNALVLNVGDYVNRFMGMTLNSFAFDRPVEWMNNWTLFFWAWWVAWSPFVGLFLARISRGRTIRQFVMGTLIIPFTFTLLWLSIFGNSALHEIIHGNATFAQEAMAHPERGFYSLLAQYPAFTFSASVATITGLLFYVTSADSGALVLGNFTSKLKDINSDAPNWLRIFWSVAIGLLTLGMLMTNGISALQNTTVIMGLPFSFVIFFVMAGLYKSLKVEDYRRVSASRDTAPRPMGAQDRLSWKKRLSRLMNYPGTRYTKQMMETVCYPAMEEVAQELKLRGAYVELKNLPPEEGETLGHLDLLVHMGDEQNFVYQIWPQQYSVPGFTYRARSGKSTYYRLETFLLEGSQGNDLMDYSKEQVITDILDQYERHLNFIHLHREAPGNSVMFPDV; from the coding sequence ATGACAGACCTTTCACAAGACAGAGAAAAAGACAAAATCAACCCGGTCGTTTTTTATACGTCCGCCGGGCTGATTTTGTTGTTTTCCCTGACGACCATTTTCTTTAACGATTTTTCTGCCGAGTGGATTGGCCGCACCCTGAACTGGGTGTCGAAGACCTTCGGCTGGTACTACCTGCTGGCGGCGACGCTCTATATCGTCTTCGTGGTCTGCATTGCCTGCTCGCGCTTCGGCTCGGTGAAGCTCGGGCCAGAGCAGTCCAAGCCCGAGTTCAGCCTGCTGAGCTGGGCGGCGATGCTGTTTGCCGCGGGCATCGGCATCGATCTGATGTTCTTCTCGGTAGCCGAGCCGGTCACGCAGTATATGAAGCCGCCGGAAGGGGCGGGGCAGACGATGGAGGCCGCACGCCAGGCGATGGTCTGGACGCTGTTCCACTACGGCCTGACGGGCTGGTCGATGTATGCCCTGATGGGGATGGCGCTCGGATACTTTAGCTATCGTTATAATTTGCCTCTCACCATCCGCTCCGCGCTGTACCCGATTTTCGGGAAAAGAATTAACGGCCCGATTGGCCACAGCGTCGATATTGCGGCGGTAATTGGCACCATCTTCGGCATCGCGACGACGCTCGGCATTGGCGTGGTCCAGCTCAACTACGGGCTAAGCGTGCTGTTTGATATCCCGGATTCGATGGCGGCGAAAGCGGCGCTGATTGCGCTCTCGGTGATTATCGCCACCATTTCGGTGACCTCCGGCGTGGATAAGGGCATCCGCGTGCTCTCTGAGCTGAACGTGGCGCTGGCGCTGGGCCTGATCCTGTTCGTGCTGTTTATGGGCGACACGTCGTTCCTGCTCAACGCCCTGGTGCTGAACGTGGGCGACTACGTGAACCGCTTCATGGGCATGACGCTGAACAGCTTCGCCTTTGACCGCCCGGTGGAGTGGATGAACAACTGGACCCTGTTCTTCTGGGCGTGGTGGGTCGCATGGTCGCCATTTGTTGGCCTGTTCCTGGCGCGTATTTCGCGCGGGCGCACCATTCGTCAGTTTGTGATGGGCACCCTGATCATCCCGTTCACCTTTACCCTGCTGTGGCTGTCGATTTTCGGCAACAGCGCGCTGCACGAGATCATCCACGGCAACGCAACCTTTGCCCAGGAAGCGATGGCGCACCCGGAGCGCGGCTTCTACAGCCTGCTGGCGCAGTATCCGGCGTTCACCTTTAGCGCCTCCGTGGCGACCATCACCGGCCTGCTGTTTTACGTCACCTCGGCGGATTCCGGCGCGCTGGTGCTGGGGAACTTCACCTCAAAGCTGAAGGACATCAACAGCGACGCGCCGAACTGGCTGCGTATCTTCTGGTCCGTCGCCATCGGCCTGCTGACGCTCGGCATGCTGATGACCAACGGCATTTCGGCGCTGCAGAACACCACGGTGATCATGGGCCTGCCGTTCAGCTTTGTGATCTTCTTCGTGATGGCCGGGCTGTATAAATCGCTCAAGGTGGAAGACTATCGGCGCGTCAGCGCCAGCCGCGACACCGCGCCGCGGCCAATGGGCGCTCAGGACAGGCTGAGCTGGAAGAAACGCCTGTCGCGCCTGATGAACTACCCGGGCACGCGCTACACCAAACAGATGATGGAGACGGTCTGCTACCCGGCGATGGAAGAGGTGGCGCAGGAGCTGAAGCTGCGTGGTGCGTACGTGGAGCTGAAAAACCTGCCGCCGGAGGAGGGCGAAACCCTGGGGCATCTGGATCTGCTGGTGCACATGGGCGACGAGCAGAACTTTGTCTATCAGATCTGGCCGCAGCAGTACTCGGTGCCTGGTTTTACCTACCGGGCGCGCAGCGGGAAATCAACCTACTACCGGCTGGAGACGTTCCTGCTGGAAGGTAGCCAGGGGAATGACCTGATGGATTACAGCAAGGAGCAGGTGATTACGGACATTCTGGACCAGTATGAACGGCACCTGAACTTTATCCATCTGCACAGGGAAGCGCCGGGGAATAGCGTGATGTTCCCGGATGTCTAA
- a CDS encoding type II toxin-antitoxin system RelE/ParE family toxin, with protein sequence MSHAIEFIETSLFTRQIKSIATDDELKDLQKELIAWPDKGDLIQQTGGLRKIRMAAASKGKRGGIRVIYFLATEEVIYFIMAYPKCIKDSLTEAEKAELKKLTSILKNTASSAVNERCTMYPNQAGGG encoded by the coding sequence ATGAGTCATGCGATAGAGTTTATCGAAACATCACTCTTTACCCGACAGATTAAAAGCATTGCTACGGATGATGAATTAAAGGATCTGCAAAAGGAACTTATTGCGTGGCCTGATAAAGGTGACCTGATCCAGCAGACGGGTGGTTTACGTAAAATAAGGATGGCGGCAGCCTCAAAGGGAAAGAGAGGGGGTATCAGAGTGATTTACTTTCTGGCCACGGAGGAGGTGATCTATTTCATTATGGCCTATCCAAAATGCATAAAGGACAGCCTGACAGAGGCAGAGAAAGCAGAACTTAAAAAGCTGACTTCCATTCTGAAAAATACTGCTTCCAGTGCCGTAAATGAGAGGTGTACTATGTACCCTAATCAGGCAGGTGGAGGCTAA
- the nadS gene encoding NadS family protein: MSIFNELKSSLEEAVEIHNGRKAASRVTRYEVADVRAIREQLNITQSEMAKALGTSVDTIKSWESKRRNPTGLAAKVLNVIRENPAFYKALAGL, encoded by the coding sequence ATGAGTATTTTTAATGAATTAAAATCTTCGCTTGAAGAGGCCGTTGAGATCCATAACGGAAGAAAAGCCGCTTCCCGAGTAACCCGCTATGAAGTTGCTGATGTGCGTGCCATCAGAGAGCAGCTCAATATCACGCAAAGCGAAATGGCGAAGGCGCTTGGCACGAGCGTCGATACGATAAAGAGCTGGGAGTCCAAACGCCGCAATCCAACCGGGCTGGCGGCGAAGGTACTTAATGTGATTCGGGAGAATCCTGCATTTTACAAGGCACTTGCCGGGCTGTGA
- a CDS encoding metal ABC transporter substrate-binding protein: MHPLQGLKRLLLGALLTATTSTGALAAEKFQVITTFTVIADMAKNVAGDAAEVTSITKPGAEIHEYQPTPGDIKRAQKAQLILANGMNLELWFQRFYQHLNGVPEVIVTQGITPMGISEGPYDGKPNPHAWMSPDNALIYVDNIRDALVKYDPANAQVYQRNAEAYKQKIVATLEPLRKQVAEIPEDKRWMVTSEGAFSYLARDLGMKELYLWPINADRQGTPQQVRKVIDLVKKHRIPAVFSESTVSDKPARQVARETGAHYGGVLYVDSLSAENGPVPTYIDLLNVTTRTLVQGIRDGMKE, translated from the coding sequence ATGCACCCACTGCAAGGATTAAAGCGTCTGTTGCTCGGCGCGCTGCTCACGGCTACGACCAGCACGGGCGCGCTGGCGGCTGAAAAGTTCCAGGTCATCACCACCTTTACCGTCATCGCGGATATGGCGAAAAACGTGGCGGGGGATGCCGCAGAAGTCACCTCCATCACCAAACCGGGCGCTGAAATCCACGAGTACCAGCCGACGCCGGGCGATATCAAGCGCGCGCAAAAGGCGCAGCTGATCCTTGCGAACGGCATGAACCTGGAGCTGTGGTTCCAGCGTTTTTATCAGCACCTGAACGGCGTGCCGGAGGTGATTGTCACCCAGGGCATCACCCCGATGGGCATCAGCGAGGGGCCGTACGACGGCAAGCCTAACCCGCACGCGTGGATGTCGCCGGACAACGCGCTGATTTACGTTGATAACATCCGCGACGCGCTGGTGAAGTACGACCCGGCCAACGCGCAGGTCTACCAACGCAACGCTGAGGCCTACAAGCAGAAGATCGTCGCGACCCTCGAACCGCTGCGCAAGCAGGTGGCGGAGATCCCGGAAGACAAACGCTGGATGGTGACCAGCGAGGGCGCCTTCTCCTATCTTGCGCGGGATCTGGGCATGAAGGAACTTTACCTGTGGCCGATCAACGCCGATCGGCAGGGGACGCCGCAGCAGGTGCGCAAGGTGATCGATCTGGTGAAGAAACACCGCATCCCGGCGGTATTCAGCGAAAGCACGGTCTCCGATAAGCCGGCGCGTCAGGTGGCGCGGGAAACCGGCGCCCACTACGGCGGCGTGCTGTACGTTGACTCCCTGAGCGCGGAAAACGGCCCGGTGCCGACCTATATCGACCTGCTGAACGTCACCACCCGCACGCTGGTGCAGGGCATTCGCGACGGCATGAAGGAGTGA